The Leptospira wolbachii serovar Codice str. CDC genome segment AAGAGCTTTCTCTTTCAAGAAAGGCAGTTGGGATTGGATGAAATCAGAAAAGGATTTACCAGATTCTAGTTCTTTGGAACTTCCATCTGGTAGTGTGATTGTAAGTGCTGCCATAATTCTATACCCAAGTTTTCGCACGCACATTCTCCCGAAAAGTAAAGTTTTACCAGAGTCTGCCAGATTCCAATGATTCTGTTATTTTCTTAAAACTCTCCTCAATGGATTCTTTGCGACCAAATCCTCCCGCCTCCTCCAGCACAATAAATCCATGCAGAACGGAACGTAAGATTCGTATCTTATGGACTGCGGTTTCGTCCAAAGTCGGAAATCGAAAGACCTCCATGCAGATTGCCAAAATCCGATCTCCCAGTGGTTTTAGTTCTGGATCGAACTCTGTCGATTCAATGGTCAGCGGATAAAACTGAGGATGGGACTTCGCAAAACTTCGGTAAGCATATAAAAAATCAAAGATTCGTTCCGATCCCGTATTCAAATTTTTTAACTTGAGAGAAAGTCGATCCCCTAACAATTGCAAGGAACGGCGTTTCATTTCCCGACGG includes the following:
- a CDS encoding TetR/AcrR family transcriptional regulator, whose protein sequence is MAKKLKHKPGRPKKGQTLTTRSQIFDSAWELIGEVGWNEFRLSQLAENLGIRTPSLYNHIQDLEDVRREMKRRSLQLLGDRLSLKLKNLNTGSERIFDFLYAYRSFAKSHPQFYPLTIESTEFDPELKPLGDRILAICMEVFRFPTLDETAVHKIRILRSVLHGFIVLEEAGGFGRKESIEESFKKITESLESGRLW